A region of Microbacterium suwonense DNA encodes the following proteins:
- a CDS encoding thymidine phosphorylase, with protein sequence MSAAIEPFDAVDVIRTKRDGGAVGEAALRWMIDAYTRGYVSDAQMASFAMAILQRGMERDEIRVMTDAMIATGERMSFAALGKRTVDKHSTGGVGDKITLPLAPLVAVFGVAVPQLSGRGLGHTGGTLDKLESIPGWRAALSNDEMFAQMQSDVGAVICAAGSGLAPADKKLYALRDVTGTVEAIPLIASSIMSKKIAEGTDALVLDVKFGNGAFMQDIDRARELARTMVALGTDSGVATTALLTDMNTPLGLAIGNANEVRESVEILAGGGPADVRELTLALAREMLALAGQPDADVEAALDDGRAMDSWRAMIRAQDGDPDAALPTARETHIVRAAVDGVVTRMDALPFGIAAWRLGAGRARAEDPVIHAAGIDLAVKPGDRVSAGQALFTLSAEDDVRFARALQALDGAYEIGQAAPEIAPIVRERITA encoded by the coding sequence ATGAGCGCTGCGATCGAGCCGTTCGACGCGGTCGACGTCATCCGCACCAAGCGCGACGGCGGTGCCGTCGGCGAGGCGGCGCTGCGCTGGATGATCGATGCGTACACCCGCGGCTACGTGTCCGATGCGCAGATGGCGTCGTTCGCGATGGCGATCCTGCAGCGCGGCATGGAGCGCGACGAGATCCGCGTGATGACCGACGCGATGATCGCGACGGGGGAGCGGATGAGCTTCGCCGCCCTCGGCAAGCGCACCGTCGACAAGCACTCCACCGGAGGCGTGGGCGACAAGATCACCCTGCCGCTGGCGCCGCTCGTGGCCGTGTTCGGCGTGGCGGTGCCGCAGCTGAGCGGCCGAGGGCTGGGGCACACCGGCGGCACACTCGACAAGCTCGAGTCGATCCCCGGCTGGCGTGCGGCGCTGAGCAATGACGAGATGTTCGCGCAGATGCAGAGCGACGTCGGCGCGGTGATCTGCGCGGCGGGCTCGGGGCTGGCTCCGGCCGACAAGAAGCTCTACGCGCTGCGGGACGTGACAGGCACGGTCGAGGCGATCCCGCTGATCGCGTCCAGCATCATGTCGAAGAAGATCGCCGAGGGCACGGATGCTCTGGTGCTGGACGTGAAGTTCGGAAACGGCGCCTTCATGCAGGACATCGACCGCGCCCGCGAGCTGGCGCGCACGATGGTCGCGCTCGGCACCGACTCGGGAGTCGCCACGACGGCGCTGCTGACCGATATGAACACCCCGCTGGGCCTGGCCATCGGCAATGCCAATGAGGTCCGCGAGTCGGTGGAGATCCTCGCCGGCGGCGGCCCCGCCGATGTGCGGGAGCTGACGCTGGCACTGGCCCGGGAGATGCTCGCCCTGGCCGGGCAGCCGGATGCCGATGTCGAGGCGGCGCTCGATGACGGGCGTGCGATGGATTCGTGGCGTGCGATGATCCGCGCCCAGGACGGCGACCCGGATGCCGCACTGCCGACCGCGCGGGAGACCCACATCGTGCGCGCCGCCGTCGACGGCGTGGTGACCCGCATGGACGCGCTGCCGTTCGGCATCGCGGCATGGCGGTTGGGCGCAGGGCGGGCGCGGGCCGAGGATCCGGTGATCCACGCCGCCGGAATCGACCTCGCCGTCAAGCCCGGTGACCGGGTGAGCGCAGGGCAGGCCCTGTTCACGCTGTCGGCCGAGGACGATGTCCGCTTCGCCCGTGCGCTGCAGGCACTGGACGGCGCCTACGAGATCGGCCAGGCCGCCCCCGAGATCGCGCCGATCGTGCGCGAGCGCATCACCGCCTGA
- a CDS encoding mannitol-1-phosphate 5-dehydrogenase has translation MKAVHFGAGNIGRGFVGLLLHQGGYELVFSDVAAGLVDAINAADGYTVHEVGEGGADTQVTGFRAVNSAEDPEGLVAEITDADVVTTAVGATVLRFVAAPILDALRRRDPAAAPLQIMACENAIGATDLLKQEIIARAGEGWEALAGRAVFANTAVDRIVPGQPADAGIDVTVEPFFEWAIEQGPFGGNLPNIPGAHFVDDLAPYIERKLFTVNTGHATTAYLGAQAGIERISDVLADETIAAQVAAALAETSALLAVKHGLDPQELAEYRATILRRFANPALPDTVWRVGRQPLRKLSRHERFIGPAAEAVENGLSADALLVAVRAALAFDDPADEQSVELQQRLRTEDAVQLASDVTGLDAQHPLFPAVSEAFTSRAAEVAGSL, from the coding sequence ATGAAGGCCGTCCACTTCGGCGCCGGCAACATCGGCCGGGGGTTCGTCGGGCTGCTGCTGCACCAGGGCGGCTACGAACTGGTGTTCTCCGATGTCGCCGCAGGGCTGGTCGACGCGATCAACGCGGCGGACGGCTACACGGTGCACGAAGTGGGCGAGGGCGGCGCCGACACGCAGGTCACCGGCTTCCGTGCCGTCAACAGCGCCGAGGATCCCGAGGGGCTCGTCGCCGAGATCACGGATGCCGATGTCGTGACCACCGCGGTCGGCGCCACCGTGCTGCGGTTCGTCGCCGCACCGATCCTCGACGCCCTGCGGCGGCGGGATCCGGCGGCGGCACCGCTGCAGATCATGGCGTGTGAGAACGCGATCGGCGCCACCGACCTGCTGAAGCAGGAGATCATCGCCCGCGCCGGCGAGGGCTGGGAGGCCCTCGCCGGCCGGGCGGTGTTCGCCAACACGGCCGTGGACCGCATCGTCCCCGGCCAGCCCGCGGACGCAGGCATCGATGTCACCGTCGAGCCGTTCTTCGAATGGGCGATCGAACAGGGTCCGTTCGGCGGGAACCTGCCGAACATCCCCGGGGCGCACTTCGTGGATGACCTCGCGCCGTACATCGAGCGCAAGCTGTTCACGGTGAACACCGGGCACGCCACGACGGCCTATCTCGGTGCGCAGGCCGGCATCGAGCGCATCTCGGATGTGCTGGCAGACGAGACCATCGCCGCCCAGGTGGCGGCCGCTCTCGCCGAGACCTCCGCGCTGCTGGCCGTCAAGCACGGCCTCGACCCGCAGGAGCTCGCCGAGTACCGGGCGACGATCCTGCGCCGCTTCGCCAACCCGGCGCTGCCGGACACGGTGTGGCGGGTGGGCCGTCAGCCGCTGCGCAAGCTCTCCCGGCACGAGCGGTTCATCGGCCCCGCGGCCGAGGCCGTCGAGAACGGGCTGAGCGCGGATGCTCTGCTGGTCGCCGTCCGGGCGGCGCTCGCCTTCGACGACCCGGCCGACGAGCAGTCCGTCGAACTGCAGCAGCGGCTGCGCACGGAGGATGCCGTGCAGCTGGCCTCGGACGTGACGGGACTGGATGCTCAGCATCCGCTCTTCCCCGCCGTGAGCGAGGCGTTCACCTCCCGCGCCGCGGAGGTCGCAGGCTCCCTCTAA
- a CDS encoding PTS sugar transporter subunit IIA, with protein sequence MSVLTQDRVRIHPGSATRDEALQEAADALVAAGAVTADYLQAMHDREAAVSTFMGNGLAIPHGTNDAKDAVLGSALSVARYDGGVDWDGERATFVIGIAGKDGEHLEILSQIAVLFSDDDDVARLNAAATPEELYELLSAVNEA encoded by the coding sequence ATGAGCGTTCTCACGCAGGACCGCGTACGCATCCACCCCGGAAGCGCCACGCGTGACGAAGCGCTGCAGGAGGCGGCCGACGCTCTGGTCGCCGCGGGCGCCGTGACGGCCGACTATCTGCAGGCCATGCACGACCGCGAGGCGGCGGTGTCCACCTTCATGGGCAACGGCCTGGCCATCCCGCACGGCACCAACGACGCGAAGGACGCTGTGCTCGGCTCGGCGCTCAGCGTCGCCCGCTACGACGGGGGCGTCGACTGGGACGGCGAGCGGGCCACGTTCGTGATCGGCATCGCGGGGAAGGACGGCGAGCACCTCGAGATCCTCTCGCAGATCGCCGTCCTGTTCTCGGACGACGATGACGTGGCGAGGCTGAACGCGGCGGCCACTCCCGAGGAGCTGTACGAGCTCCTGTCGGCGGTGAACGAGGCATGA
- a CDS encoding PTS sugar transporter subunit IIB, which yields MRILVVCGAGASSTFVAQRLARAAANAGLPWTAEAGTERAALSAVGVDLVLVGPHLATHADGIRTTLDDRSPVVVLPGDVTTDFDGSRTLQFVRDAMAAPQDRKDIP from the coding sequence ATGCGGATTCTCGTGGTGTGCGGTGCGGGGGCGTCCAGCACCTTCGTCGCGCAGCGACTGGCACGTGCCGCGGCGAACGCAGGCCTGCCCTGGACCGCCGAAGCAGGCACCGAACGTGCGGCGCTGTCGGCCGTGGGCGTCGATCTGGTGCTCGTCGGGCCGCATCTGGCCACTCACGCGGACGGCATCCGCACCACCCTCGATGACCGCTCCCCCGTCGTCGTCCTGCCCGGCGACGTCACCACGGACTTCGATGGCAGCAGAACGCTGCAGTTCGTACGCGACGCGATGGCCGCGCCGCAAGACCGGAAGGACATCCCATGA
- a CDS encoding PTS mannitol transporter subunit IICB, producing the protein MTTTSPAATTGGARVRVQRFGTFLSGMIMPNIAAFIAWGIITALFIDKGWVGNDGPIEAWRWADSAILGGGTIGDTDYTGLVGPIISYLLPLLIAFTGGKMVHGHRGGVVGAVAAFGVIIGAEGTVMFLGAMIAGPLTALILKWVEKPWQGRIKPGFEMLVDNFSAGFVAFFASLAAFFWLAPIMKWVTEILGGAVGWLVDTQLLPLASIIVEPAKVLFLNNAINHGVFTPLGTEQSAQTGKSLLFLIEANPGPGLGLLMAITVFGVGAARATAPGAAVIQFLGGIHEVYFPYVLAKPTLLIGLIAGGATGVLTNVVFQSGLVAPAAPGSIFAVLFQIAPGSHLGVLLSVVLAAAVTFVVCMPILLASRKRDLAAEGGDAAFAAAIAQTEANKGKKSSVLGTLGGGTAVATRRIQNIVFACDAGMGSSAMGASVLRNKIKKAGIEGITVVNQAIANLDGTADLVITQQQLTDRAKSKSPDSIHVSVDNFMNSPKYDEVVEMVRDQEEK; encoded by the coding sequence ATGACGACGACGTCACCCGCAGCGACGACGGGCGGAGCCCGAGTACGCGTGCAGAGATTCGGCACGTTCCTGTCCGGCATGATCATGCCGAACATCGCCGCCTTCATCGCCTGGGGCATCATCACCGCCCTGTTCATCGACAAGGGCTGGGTCGGAAACGACGGCCCGATCGAGGCCTGGCGATGGGCCGATTCCGCGATCCTCGGCGGCGGCACCATCGGAGACACCGACTACACCGGTCTGGTCGGTCCGATCATCAGCTACCTGCTGCCGCTGCTGATCGCCTTCACCGGCGGCAAGATGGTGCACGGGCACCGCGGCGGCGTCGTCGGCGCGGTCGCCGCCTTCGGCGTGATCATCGGTGCGGAGGGAACGGTCATGTTCCTCGGCGCGATGATCGCCGGTCCGCTCACCGCCCTCATCCTGAAGTGGGTGGAGAAGCCGTGGCAGGGCAGGATCAAGCCCGGGTTCGAGATGCTGGTCGACAACTTCTCGGCCGGATTCGTCGCCTTCTTCGCCTCGCTCGCCGCGTTCTTCTGGCTCGCGCCGATCATGAAGTGGGTCACCGAGATCCTCGGCGGTGCGGTGGGATGGCTGGTCGACACGCAGCTGCTCCCGCTGGCGAGCATCATCGTCGAGCCCGCCAAGGTGCTGTTCCTGAACAACGCCATCAACCACGGAGTGTTCACCCCGCTCGGCACCGAGCAGTCCGCTCAGACCGGCAAGAGCCTGCTGTTCCTCATCGAGGCGAACCCCGGCCCGGGCCTCGGCCTGCTGATGGCGATCACCGTGTTCGGCGTCGGTGCCGCACGCGCCACCGCACCCGGCGCCGCAGTCATCCAGTTCCTCGGCGGCATCCACGAGGTCTACTTCCCCTATGTGCTGGCCAAGCCGACCCTGCTGATCGGCCTGATCGCCGGCGGTGCGACGGGCGTGCTGACCAACGTGGTCTTCCAGTCCGGCCTGGTGGCACCCGCCGCTCCCGGCTCGATCTTCGCGGTACTGTTCCAGATCGCACCGGGCAGCCACCTCGGCGTGCTCCTGTCGGTCGTGCTGGCCGCCGCCGTGACCTTCGTCGTCTGCATGCCGATCCTGCTCGCCAGCCGCAAGCGCGACCTGGCGGCCGAGGGCGGTGACGCGGCATTCGCTGCGGCCATCGCGCAGACCGAGGCCAACAAGGGCAAGAAGTCCAGCGTGCTCGGCACCCTCGGCGGTGGCACCGCCGTCGCCACGCGCCGCATCCAGAACATCGTGTTCGCCTGCGATGCCGGCATGGGCTCGTCTGCGATGGGCGCCAGTGTGCTGCGCAACAAGATCAAGAAGGCCGGCATCGAGGGCATCACCGTCGTCAACCAGGCGATCGCGAACCTCGACGGCACCGCTGACCTGGTCATCACCCAGCAGCAGCTCACCGACCGCGCGAAGTCGAAGTCGCCGGATTCGATCCACGTGTCCGTCGACAATTTCATGAACTCGCCGAAGTATGACGAGGTCGTGGAGATGGTCCGAGACCAGGAGGAGAAATGA
- the ptsP gene encoding phosphoenolpyruvate--protein phosphotransferase, whose amino-acid sequence MSTLRGVGIGQGIATGPVVRMAQALPEPVKQDSEAGADAERSRVREAVSAVAADLQQRADAAGGAAQEVLEAQAMIAEDPTLMDEIDARIDEGTTAEWAVFDAFAGFRATLEAVGGYLGERAADLEDIAQRVLAHLAGVAAPGVPDPGHPFVLVASDLAPADTALLKLDQVLALITSDGGPTSHTAILAREKGIVAVVGAADALSLTDGTTVVVDAATGTVNDSPTEDELAAVAERIAAREAEEAGPVTPGTLADGTPISLLANLGKPSDAADAVARGAEGVGLFRTEFLFLSSAQAPTIEQQRTAYAELLGAFEGKKVVVRLLDAGADKPLAFLNDAHEENPALGLRGLRALRASEDILREQLTALAEADAATSADLWVMAPMVTTVEETAYFTTLAREYGLRTAGVMVEVPASALLADRVLAHADFASIGTNDLTQYTMAADRLLGSVASFQDPWHPAVLRLVREVGAAGARTGKPVGICGEAAADPLLAVVLVGLGANSLSMAPAALADVRRSIGQHSLEDARRIAEAALDADDAAGAREAARTAAQK is encoded by the coding sequence ATGAGCACCCTGCGCGGAGTGGGGATCGGGCAGGGCATCGCCACCGGTCCCGTGGTCAGGATGGCGCAGGCGCTGCCGGAACCCGTCAAGCAGGACAGCGAAGCCGGCGCGGATGCCGAGCGCAGCCGCGTGCGCGAGGCCGTCTCCGCGGTCGCTGCCGACCTGCAGCAGCGCGCCGATGCCGCCGGCGGCGCCGCCCAGGAGGTGCTGGAGGCTCAGGCGATGATCGCCGAGGATCCCACGCTCATGGATGAGATCGACGCCCGCATCGACGAGGGGACGACAGCGGAGTGGGCCGTCTTCGATGCCTTCGCCGGCTTCCGTGCGACCCTCGAGGCCGTCGGCGGCTACCTCGGCGAGCGCGCCGCCGACCTCGAGGACATCGCCCAGCGGGTGCTCGCGCACCTGGCGGGGGTCGCAGCTCCCGGCGTGCCCGATCCCGGGCATCCGTTCGTGCTGGTCGCCAGCGACCTCGCGCCCGCCGACACCGCGCTGCTCAAGCTCGACCAGGTGCTGGCGCTGATCACCTCCGACGGCGGCCCCACCTCGCACACGGCGATCCTCGCCCGCGAGAAGGGCATCGTCGCCGTCGTCGGCGCCGCCGACGCCCTCTCGCTCACCGATGGGACGACGGTGGTCGTGGATGCCGCGACCGGCACCGTGAACGATTCCCCGACCGAGGACGAGCTCGCAGCGGTCGCCGAGCGCATCGCCGCACGGGAGGCCGAGGAGGCCGGTCCGGTCACTCCGGGGACGCTCGCCGACGGCACGCCGATCAGTCTGCTGGCCAACCTCGGCAAGCCCTCCGATGCGGCCGACGCAGTGGCGCGCGGCGCGGAGGGCGTGGGCCTGTTCCGCACGGAATTCCTGTTCCTCTCCTCCGCGCAGGCGCCCACCATCGAGCAGCAGCGCACCGCGTATGCCGAGCTGCTCGGGGCGTTCGAGGGCAAGAAGGTCGTGGTGCGACTGCTCGATGCCGGCGCCGACAAGCCCCTGGCGTTCCTCAACGACGCGCACGAGGAGAACCCGGCCCTCGGCCTGCGCGGACTTCGCGCGCTGCGCGCCAGCGAAGACATCCTGCGCGAGCAGCTCACCGCGCTCGCAGAAGCGGATGCCGCCACCTCTGCCGACCTGTGGGTCATGGCGCCCATGGTGACCACCGTCGAGGAGACGGCGTACTTCACCACCCTCGCGCGCGAATACGGACTGCGCACGGCCGGAGTGATGGTGGAGGTCCCTGCCAGTGCTCTGCTGGCCGACCGCGTTCTCGCGCACGCCGACTTCGCCTCGATCGGCACCAACGATCTCACGCAGTACACGATGGCCGCCGACCGCCTGCTCGGCTCGGTGGCCTCGTTCCAGGATCCATGGCATCCTGCGGTGCTGCGGCTGGTGCGCGAGGTCGGTGCGGCCGGCGCCCGCACGGGCAAACCGGTCGGCATCTGCGGCGAAGCAGCGGCCGACCCGCTGCTGGCGGTCGTGCTCGTCGGCCTGGGCGCGAACAGCCTGTCGATGGCGCCGGCGGCCCTGGCCGATGTGCGCCGCTCGATCGGGCAGCACAGCCTCGAAGACGCCCGGCGCATCGCCGAGGCCGCCCTCGATGCGGATGACGCAGCCGGCGCACGCGAGGCCGCTCGAACCGCAGCGCAGAAATAG
- a CDS encoding adenosine deaminase: MTIDQNGDMTVQGASLRALPKVSLHDHLDGGVRPATILELAEEAGVTAPATDAGALRRWFAAQCGAGSLPEYLKAFDLVTSVLQSKRALTRVAREFVADLAADGVVYGEVRWAPEQHLAGGLSLDDAVRAVQRGIEEGEDAADAAGHGIRVGQLLSAMRQGDRSREIAELAVRFRERGVVGFDLAGPENGFPASAHREAFDYLAAEFLPVTVHAGEAAGPGSIRSALLDGRALRLGHGVRIAEDLQVIDREGDEVQVQFGDLARWVRDREIPLELSPTSNLHTGAIAQWGDELADHPFDLLHQLGFAVTVNTDNRTMSATSLTRELALLVDAFGYDLDDLEAFQFNAASAAFLPVEEREELVEVIAEGFER, translated from the coding sequence ATGACCATCGATCAGAACGGCGACATGACCGTGCAGGGCGCCTCGCTGCGTGCCCTGCCGAAGGTGTCGCTGCACGACCATCTGGACGGCGGGGTGCGCCCGGCGACGATCCTCGAGCTGGCGGAGGAGGCGGGCGTGACCGCCCCGGCGACGGATGCCGGCGCACTGCGCCGCTGGTTCGCGGCGCAGTGCGGCGCCGGTTCGCTCCCCGAGTACCTGAAGGCCTTCGATCTGGTCACCTCCGTGCTGCAGAGCAAGCGGGCGCTCACCCGCGTGGCGCGCGAGTTCGTCGCCGATCTCGCTGCGGACGGCGTCGTGTACGGCGAGGTGCGCTGGGCACCCGAGCAGCATCTGGCCGGCGGACTCAGCCTCGATGATGCCGTGCGTGCCGTGCAGCGCGGCATCGAGGAGGGTGAGGACGCAGCCGACGCCGCGGGGCACGGCATCCGCGTCGGTCAGCTGCTCTCCGCCATGCGGCAGGGCGACCGGTCGCGGGAGATCGCCGAGCTCGCCGTGCGCTTCCGCGAGCGCGGTGTGGTCGGCTTCGATCTGGCGGGGCCCGAGAACGGCTTCCCCGCATCCGCACACCGCGAGGCGTTCGACTATCTCGCCGCCGAGTTCCTGCCGGTGACCGTGCACGCCGGCGAGGCCGCGGGCCCCGGCTCGATCCGCTCCGCGCTGCTGGACGGGCGCGCGCTGCGCCTGGGCCATGGAGTGCGCATCGCCGAGGACCTGCAGGTGATCGACCGCGAGGGCGACGAGGTGCAGGTGCAGTTCGGCGACCTGGCGCGCTGGGTACGCGACCGGGAGATCCCGTTGGAGCTCTCGCCCACCTCGAATCTGCACACCGGCGCGATCGCCCAGTGGGGCGATGAGCTCGCCGACCATCCCTTCGACCTGCTGCACCAGCTGGGTTTCGCCGTGACCGTCAACACCGACAACCGCACCATGAGCGCGACCTCGCTCACCCGGGAGCTCGCCCTGCTGGTCGATGCGTTCGGCTACGACCTGGACGATCTGGAGGCCTTCCAGTTCAACGCGGCCTCGGCGGCATTCCTCCCCGTCGAAGAGCGTGAGGAGCTCGTCGAGGTGATCGCGGAGGGCTTCGAACGCTGA
- a CDS encoding TSUP family transporter, with the protein MLILIAAVTIVAAVVQRVTGLAFVLVLIGPIVLAYGPVEGVTIAVLLALLASLFAVPSAWRDIDWPRTLWLLTAGLAAAPLGALTTVVLGQTALLFLIGAMGVIALSVQWMGRIARHLRGRPGAIGAGALAGFMHASSGLSGPALASFALGDDWPQRRFAASAQIVFLGYGAVSVALRGLPTIAASDLLILAACTAGGMILGAVAARRVPLVLARRVMLLCAWAGMIVVLGRAVVSLF; encoded by the coding sequence ATGCTCATCCTCATCGCGGCCGTCACGATCGTCGCCGCCGTCGTGCAGCGCGTCACAGGCCTGGCCTTCGTGCTGGTGCTGATCGGGCCCATCGTTCTCGCGTACGGTCCGGTCGAGGGCGTCACGATCGCGGTGCTGCTGGCCCTGCTGGCCTCGCTGTTCGCCGTCCCGAGCGCCTGGCGGGACATCGACTGGCCGCGCACCCTCTGGCTGCTCACAGCCGGACTTGCTGCGGCTCCCCTGGGTGCGCTGACGACGGTCGTGCTGGGTCAGACCGCGCTGCTGTTCCTGATCGGCGCCATGGGCGTGATCGCACTCAGCGTGCAGTGGATGGGACGCATCGCCCGTCATCTGCGCGGACGCCCCGGCGCGATAGGCGCCGGAGCCCTGGCCGGCTTCATGCACGCATCCAGCGGTCTCTCCGGCCCCGCCCTGGCCTCGTTCGCGCTCGGTGACGACTGGCCGCAGCGCCGCTTCGCCGCCAGTGCGCAGATCGTGTTCCTCGGCTACGGGGCGGTGTCGGTCGCGCTGCGCGGCCTGCCGACGATCGCCGCATCGGACCTGCTGATCCTGGCCGCATGCACGGCGGGCGGCATGATCCTCGGCGCGGTCGCCGCGCGGCGCGTGCCGCTCGTGCTCGCCCGCCGGGTCATGCTGCTGTGCGCCTGGGCGGGGATGATCGTCGTGCTCGGGCGCGCGGTCGTCTCACTGTTCTGA
- a CDS encoding ABC transporter permease, translated as MSVQTLQAEPRTIAVVSWKTPIILGVITVAVALLPLLAPRVGDSTFRFAAGSEILAVPDLTFPGTPAAWIGVLIGAAITVVAALRIASHRRVPLWLIALYAVALIFGFLSWAAAGSTGTLPMISLLSGALALATPLIFGALGGVIGERAGVVNIAIEAQLLAGAFCAAIVASITGTPWAGLIAAMVAGLLVALVLGVFAITYHVDQVIVGVVLNVLVIGITSFLFRQVLAPNQATLNTVEPFKRISIPVLSEIPVLGPILFRQTVIVYLMYVIVFVVWYGMYRTRWGLRMRAVGEHPQAADTVGINVLRTRYMNVLIAGAIAGMGGAFYTLVSVPRFNSEMTAGAGFIALAAVIFGKWDPIKATLAALLFGFATNLQSVLSVIGSPVPSQFMLMLPYIVTIFAVAGVVGRSRPPAADGQPYIKS; from the coding sequence GTGAGCGTCCAGACACTCCAGGCCGAGCCCCGCACCATCGCCGTCGTCTCCTGGAAGACGCCGATCATCCTCGGCGTGATCACCGTCGCGGTCGCCCTGCTGCCGCTGCTGGCGCCCCGGGTCGGGGACTCGACCTTCCGCTTCGCCGCAGGCAGCGAGATCCTCGCCGTCCCCGACCTTACCTTCCCCGGAACCCCCGCTGCCTGGATCGGGGTGTTGATCGGCGCGGCGATCACCGTGGTCGCGGCCTTGCGGATCGCATCGCACCGTCGCGTTCCGCTCTGGCTCATCGCGCTGTACGCGGTCGCGCTGATCTTCGGCTTCCTGTCTTGGGCGGCCGCCGGCAGCACGGGCACACTCCCGATGATCAGCCTGCTCAGTGGCGCGCTCGCGCTGGCGACGCCGCTGATCTTCGGTGCACTGGGCGGTGTGATCGGCGAGCGCGCCGGTGTGGTGAACATCGCGATCGAGGCGCAGCTGCTGGCCGGCGCCTTCTGCGCGGCGATCGTCGCCTCGATCACGGGCACGCCGTGGGCGGGGCTGATCGCCGCGATGGTCGCGGGGCTGCTCGTCGCCCTCGTGCTCGGGGTCTTCGCGATCACCTACCACGTCGACCAGGTCATCGTCGGAGTGGTGTTGAACGTGCTGGTCATCGGCATCACCAGCTTCCTGTTCCGGCAGGTGCTGGCGCCGAACCAGGCGACGTTGAACACCGTCGAGCCATTCAAGCGCATCAGCATCCCCGTGCTCAGCGAGATCCCCGTGCTCGGGCCGATCCTGTTCCGCCAGACCGTGATCGTCTACCTGATGTACGTGATCGTCTTCGTGGTCTGGTACGGCATGTACCGCACCCGCTGGGGACTGCGTATGCGTGCTGTAGGCGAGCATCCTCAGGCCGCCGACACCGTCGGCATCAACGTGCTGCGCACCCGTTACATGAACGTGCTCATCGCCGGTGCGATCGCCGGGATGGGCGGCGCGTTCTACACTCTGGTGTCGGTGCCGCGGTTCAACTCCGAGATGACCGCCGGGGCGGGCTTCATCGCCCTCGCGGCGGTGATCTTCGGAAAGTGGGATCCGATCAAGGCCACTCTGGCGGCCTTGCTGTTCGGCTTCGCCACCAACCTGCAGAGCGTGCTGAGCGTGATCGGCTCGCCGGTGCCCAGCCAGTTCATGCTGATGCTGCCGTATATCGTGACGATCTTCGCCGTGGCGGGTGTGGTCGGACGTTCACGTCCACCCGCCGCTGACGGCCAGCCGTACATCAAGTCCTAG
- a CDS encoding HPr family phosphocarrier protein, producing MTMLRRRVTVGVDDGAHARPVAELARLAQAHDSPVLLSTRSGESAEVTSVLAVMDLAIGVGDEVVFEVADSPRAGALLDALEAVLRPS from the coding sequence ATGACGATGCTGCGCAGGCGGGTCACGGTCGGCGTCGATGACGGCGCCCACGCGCGCCCGGTCGCCGAGCTGGCCCGTCTGGCGCAGGCGCATGATTCGCCCGTGCTGCTCTCCACCCGCTCGGGCGAATCCGCCGAGGTGACCAGTGTGCTGGCCGTGATGGATCTGGCGATCGGCGTCGGTGACGAGGTGGTCTTCGAGGTTGCGGACTCTCCCCGTGCCGGCGCGCTGCTGGACGCTCTGGAGGCTGTGCTGAGGCCCAGCTGA
- a CDS encoding cytidine deaminase, with protein MTDIDWDDLRQVAAEAMQKAYAPYSRYRVGAAALVDDGRIVAGCNVENASYGVGLCAECALVGDLHMSGGGRLVAFVCVNGEGQTIMPCGRCRQLLFEHSSPEMLLETVSGIRTIDEVLPDAFGPRDLEDVR; from the coding sequence ATGACCGACATCGACTGGGATGACCTGCGTCAGGTCGCGGCCGAGGCGATGCAGAAGGCCTACGCGCCGTACTCCCGCTACCGGGTGGGGGCGGCGGCCCTCGTCGACGACGGCAGGATCGTCGCCGGATGCAATGTCGAGAACGCCTCGTACGGCGTCGGGCTGTGCGCGGAGTGCGCGCTGGTCGGCGACCTGCACATGTCCGGTGGCGGGCGCCTGGTCGCATTCGTCTGCGTGAACGGCGAAGGCCAGACGATCATGCCCTGCGGCCGCTGCCGTCAGCTGCTGTTCGAGCACTCCAGCCCTGAGATGCTGCTGGAGACGGTCTCGGGCATCCGCACCATCGACGAGGTGCTGCCCGACGCGTTCGGACCGCGCGATCTGGAGGATGTCCGATGA
- a CDS encoding HPr family phosphocarrier protein, with the protein MTASSRTVRVGSSHGLHARPAKLFAQTAKDAGIPVTIAKDSGKPVNAASILAVVALGIDFGDHVVLTADGENAEAVLDTLTEVLTTDHDETA; encoded by the coding sequence ATGACCGCCTCGTCCCGCACTGTCCGCGTCGGCTCCTCTCACGGGCTGCACGCTCGCCCCGCGAAGCTGTTCGCGCAGACGGCGAAGGACGCCGGCATCCCGGTGACCATCGCGAAGGACTCCGGCAAGCCGGTGAACGCCGCCAGCATTCTGGCCGTCGTGGCACTCGGCATCGACTTCGGCGACCACGTCGTGCTCACCGCCGATGGCGAGAACGCCGAGGCCGTGCTCGACACGCTCACCGAAGTGCTGACCACCGACCACGACGAGACAGCATGA